One Pantoea eucalypti genomic region harbors:
- the recR gene encoding recombination mediator RecR — MQTSPLLESLMESLRCLPGVGPKSAQRMAFQLLQRDRSGGMRLAQALTRAMSEIGHCADCRTFTEQEICTICANPRRQQNGQICVVESPADIHAIEQTGQFGGRYFVLMGHLSPLDGIGPADIGLDRLEQRLESETLQEVILATNPTVEGEATANYIAELCGQYGVDASRIAHGVPVGGELEMVDGTTLSHSLAGRQKFKF, encoded by the coding sequence ATGCAAACCAGTCCACTGCTTGAATCATTGATGGAGTCGCTGCGCTGTCTGCCCGGCGTTGGGCCGAAATCGGCACAGCGCATGGCTTTTCAGCTGCTGCAGCGCGATCGCAGCGGTGGTATGCGCCTGGCGCAGGCGCTGACCCGGGCGATGTCGGAGATTGGTCACTGTGCTGATTGCCGGACATTCACCGAGCAGGAAATTTGCACCATCTGCGCCAATCCACGGCGTCAGCAGAATGGTCAAATCTGCGTAGTGGAAAGCCCGGCAGATATTCACGCCATTGAGCAGACCGGCCAGTTTGGCGGCCGCTACTTTGTGCTGATGGGACATCTGTCGCCGCTCGACGGCATTGGTCCGGCAGATATCGGCCTGGATCGTCTGGAACAGCGACTGGAGAGTGAAACGCTGCAGGAAGTGATCCTCGCGACCAATCCGACGGTGGAAGGCGAGGCGACTGCAAACTACATTGCGGAACTCTGTGGTCAGTATGGCGTTGACGCCAGCCGTATCGCGCACGGTGTGCCGGTGGGCGGAGAGCTGGAGATGGTCGATGGCACCACGCTGTCCCACTCGCTGGCAGGTCGACAGAAGTTTAAATTTTAA
- a CDS encoding YbaB/EbfC family nucleoid-associated protein, translating to MFGGKGGLGNLMKQAQQMQDKMAKVQEEIAAIEVTGESGAGLVKVTINGAHNCRRVEVDPSLLEDDKDMLEDLIAAAFNDAARRIDETQKEKMASVSSGMQLPPGFKMPF from the coding sequence ATGTTTGGTGGTAAAGGCGGATTGGGCAACCTGATGAAACAGGCCCAGCAGATGCAGGACAAAATGGCCAAGGTTCAGGAAGAGATCGCCGCGATTGAAGTGACCGGCGAATCGGGTGCTGGCCTGGTAAAAGTGACCATTAACGGCGCGCACAACTGCCGTCGCGTGGAAGTCGATCCCAGCCTGCTGGAAGATGACAAAGATATGCTGGAAGATCTGATCGCTGCGGCGTTCAACGATGCGGCACGTCGCATTGATGAAACCCAGAAAGAGAAGATGGCGTCTGTCTCTTCGGGTATGCAGCTGCCACCAGGCTTTAAGATGCCGTTCTGA
- the hemH gene encoding ferrochelatase, with the protein MRQDKPGVLLVNLGTPDAPTTPAVKRYLKQFLGDPRVVDAPRWLWWPVLNAVILPFRSPRVSKLYASVWMEGGSPLLVYSMRQRDALAARVDMPVELGMSYGNPSLKSAVDKLMAQGVTRLIVLPLYPQFSCSTVASVWDGLTAVFKDYRSLPDVQFIRDYAEHPAYIAALKATVERSFERHGQPDLLVLSFHGIPQRFANEGDDYPQRCADTTAALVKALGLRDGQYMMTFQSRFGREPWLMPYTDKTMESLPAKGIRHVQVMSPGFSSDCLETLEEISGENGEIFMHAGGEKFEYIPALNADEAHIDMMAQLVDARR; encoded by the coding sequence ATGAGGCAAGATAAGCCCGGCGTGTTATTGGTAAATTTAGGTACGCCAGACGCCCCAACCACACCTGCAGTTAAACGCTATCTGAAACAATTTTTAGGCGATCCGCGCGTGGTTGATGCGCCGCGCTGGCTCTGGTGGCCGGTTCTCAATGCTGTCATTCTGCCGTTTCGCTCGCCACGCGTCTCTAAACTCTACGCATCGGTCTGGATGGAAGGGGGATCACCGCTACTGGTTTACAGCATGCGTCAGCGCGATGCCCTGGCGGCCCGTGTTGATATGCCCGTCGAGCTGGGCATGAGCTATGGTAACCCGAGCCTGAAAAGTGCAGTCGATAAGCTGATGGCGCAGGGCGTGACCCGCCTGATTGTGCTGCCACTCTACCCGCAATTCTCCTGCTCCACTGTGGCCTCAGTGTGGGATGGTCTGACCGCCGTATTCAAAGATTACCGTTCGCTGCCTGACGTGCAGTTTATTCGCGACTATGCCGAGCATCCGGCCTATATCGCCGCGCTGAAAGCGACGGTGGAGCGCTCATTTGAGCGGCACGGTCAGCCCGATCTGCTGGTGTTATCGTTCCACGGCATTCCGCAGCGTTTTGCCAACGAAGGCGATGACTACCCGCAGCGCTGTGCGGATACCACTGCGGCCCTGGTTAAAGCACTGGGTCTGCGTGACGGTCAGTACATGATGACCTTCCAGTCACGTTTTGGTCGTGAACCCTGGCTGATGCCTTACACCGACAAAACCATGGAAAGCCTGCCCGCCAAAGGGATCAGGCATGTTCAGGTGATGAGTCCGGGCTTCTCCTCTGACTGTCTGGAGACGCTTGAGGAGATCAGTGGCGAAAACGGCGAGATCTTCATGCATGCCGGTGGTGAGAAGTTTGAGTATATCCCTGCGCTGAACGCCGATGAGGCGCATATCGACATGATGGCGCAACTGGTCGACGCACGCCGTTAA
- a CDS encoding LysR substrate-binding domain-containing protein, producing the protein MNGLPPLRALHYFHQAALHSSFSVAAEHLHVTHSAISHQIRQLESWMGKPLFVRSHGRVKLTAHGDRLLLSCQQAFSELRSSCETIRTGLLQQIRVSCAPSFLSQWLIPRIASFYQRYPEIEVHFLPLAEIAQLRSEHVDVLILSHGDPPEPDLDATLVSEDEIGPLCAPHFATQLRVGEDLVALPLLHADTRRHAWSEWAVQTGVRGRFNSGKHFETLSLGIQAARSGLGVLMAPRLLVRKELEDGTLIAPLGFVPVERATWMMTKQSRRQDTEIRVFRDWLQEAAQP; encoded by the coding sequence ATGAACGGACTGCCACCACTCAGAGCGCTGCACTATTTTCACCAGGCAGCCTTACACAGCAGCTTTAGTGTGGCGGCTGAACATCTGCATGTGACCCACAGCGCCATCAGCCATCAGATTCGCCAGCTGGAGAGCTGGATGGGTAAGCCGCTGTTTGTCCGTAGTCATGGCCGCGTGAAACTGACCGCACACGGCGACCGGCTGCTTCTGAGCTGTCAGCAGGCATTCAGTGAGTTACGCAGCAGCTGCGAGACTATTCGCACCGGCCTGCTTCAGCAAATCCGCGTCTCCTGTGCTCCCAGCTTTTTGTCACAATGGCTGATCCCCCGAATCGCCAGCTTTTACCAACGCTATCCGGAGATTGAAGTTCACTTTCTGCCGCTCGCTGAGATCGCGCAACTGCGCAGCGAACATGTGGATGTACTGATCCTCAGCCATGGCGATCCACCTGAACCCGATTTAGACGCCACGCTGGTCAGCGAGGATGAGATTGGACCGCTTTGCGCACCGCATTTTGCCACGCAACTGCGGGTCGGAGAGGATCTGGTAGCACTGCCTCTGCTCCATGCAGATACCCGACGGCACGCCTGGTCAGAGTGGGCGGTCCAGACCGGAGTCAGGGGTCGCTTTAATAGCGGTAAACATTTTGAGACGCTGTCGCTGGGCATTCAGGCCGCACGAAGTGGTCTGGGTGTTCTGATGGCACCGCGTTTGCTGGTTCGCAAAGAGCTGGAAGATGGCACGCTGATCGCCCCGCTGGGCTTTGTTCCCGTGGAGCGTGCGACCTGGATGATGACGAAGCAGAGCCGTCGTCAGGATACAGAGATCCGTGTGTTTCGTGACTGGCTGCAGGAGGCCGCACAGCCATAA
- a CDS encoding inosine/guanosine kinase, which produces MKFPGKRKSKHYFPVSARDPLLQPAQHDVDAGSWVVGIDQTLVDIEAKVDDAFLERYGLSAGHSLVIDNAVAEALYNELMREALITHQFAGGTIGNTLHNFSVLADDRSVLLGVMCNNIQIGGYAYRYLCNTSSRVDLNYLQGVDGAIGRCFTLIGEHGERTFAISPGQMNQLHPDNVPEEVIAGASALVLTSYLVRCAEGEPMPQATLRAIEYAKRHNVPVVLTLGTKHVIGDNPEFWRDFLRDHVSIVAMNEEEALALTGEADPLLASNMALDWVDLVLCTAGPIGLYMAGYTEDEFKRKTNHPLLPGAIAEFNQYEFSRVMRQQDCQQPLRVFSHIAPYMGGPEKIMNTNGAGDGALAALLHDITANNYHSLNVPNSSKHARPYLTYSSLAQVCKYANRVSYQVLNQHSPRLTRGLPEREDSLEESYWDR; this is translated from the coding sequence ATGAAATTTCCCGGCAAACGCAAATCCAAACACTACTTTCCCGTCAGCGCACGCGATCCCCTGTTACAACCCGCACAACACGACGTTGATGCCGGCAGCTGGGTGGTGGGTATCGACCAGACGCTGGTGGATATCGAAGCAAAAGTCGATGACGCTTTTCTTGAGCGCTACGGCCTGAGTGCCGGGCACTCGCTGGTCATCGATAATGCCGTCGCGGAAGCGCTCTATAACGAGCTGATGCGCGAAGCGCTGATCACCCATCAGTTTGCCGGTGGCACCATCGGTAACACGCTGCATAACTTCTCGGTACTGGCTGATGACCGCTCGGTGCTGCTGGGTGTTATGTGCAATAACATCCAGATTGGCGGCTACGCCTATCGTTATCTCTGTAACACGTCAAGCCGGGTCGATCTCAACTATCTGCAGGGTGTCGATGGCGCTATTGGCCGCTGCTTTACGCTGATTGGTGAACATGGCGAGCGAACGTTTGCTATCAGCCCAGGCCAGATGAACCAGTTACATCCGGATAACGTGCCGGAAGAGGTGATTGCCGGTGCCTCTGCCCTGGTACTGACCTCTTACCTGGTGCGCTGCGCCGAAGGTGAGCCGATGCCGCAGGCGACGTTACGGGCGATTGAGTATGCCAAACGTCACAACGTGCCGGTGGTGCTGACGCTGGGCACCAAGCATGTGATTGGCGATAATCCTGAGTTCTGGCGGGACTTCCTGCGTGATCATGTCAGCATTGTGGCCATGAATGAAGAGGAAGCGCTGGCGCTGACCGGCGAAGCCGATCCACTGCTCGCTTCCAATATGGCGCTGGATTGGGTGGATCTGGTGCTCTGCACCGCCGGCCCGATTGGGCTTTACATGGCGGGCTACACCGAAGACGAGTTCAAACGTAAAACCAATCATCCGCTGTTGCCGGGTGCGATTGCTGAGTTCAACCAGTACGAGTTCAGCCGCGTAATGCGCCAGCAGGATTGCCAGCAGCCGCTGCGTGTTTTCTCGCACATCGCGCCTTATATGGGCGGACCGGAAAAGATCATGAACACCAACGGTGCCGGTGATGGGGCGCTGGCGGCGTTACTGCATGACATCACCGCCAATAACTATCACAGCCTGAATGTGCCTAACTCCAGCAAACATGCGCGTCCGTATCTGACCTATTCGTCGCTGGCGCAGGTGTGTAAATATGCCAACCGTGTCAGCTATCAGGTGCTGAATCAGCATTCGCCGCGTTTAACCCGCGGCCTGCCGGAGCGGGAAGACAGTCTGGAAGAGTCTTACTGGGATCGGTAA
- the adk gene encoding adenylate kinase, translating to MRIILLGAPGAGKGTQAQFIMEKYGIPQISTGDMLRAAVKAGSELGNQAKAIMDAGKLVTDELVIALVKERITQEDCKNGFLLDGFPRTIPQADAMKEAGIKVDHVLEFAVPDELIVERIVGRRVHTPSGRVYHVTFNPPKVEGKDDLTGEELTTRKDDQEETVRKRLVEYHQMTAPLIAYYSKEAEAGNTAYHKIDGTRKVTEVSAELAKILG from the coding sequence ATGCGTATTATTCTGCTCGGAGCTCCGGGCGCAGGTAAGGGGACTCAGGCCCAATTCATCATGGAGAAGTACGGTATTCCGCAAATCTCCACCGGCGACATGTTGCGTGCAGCAGTAAAAGCAGGCAGCGAGCTGGGCAACCAGGCGAAAGCCATTATGGATGCTGGCAAACTGGTGACCGATGAGCTGGTGATTGCGCTGGTCAAAGAGCGTATCACTCAGGAAGACTGCAAAAACGGTTTCCTGCTGGACGGTTTCCCGCGCACCATTCCTCAGGCAGATGCAATGAAAGAGGCCGGGATCAAGGTTGATCACGTGCTGGAGTTTGCCGTACCGGACGAACTGATTGTTGAACGCATCGTGGGCCGTCGTGTTCACACCCCATCTGGCCGCGTTTATCACGTCACCTTTAATCCACCGAAAGTGGAAGGCAAAGATGATCTGACCGGCGAAGAGCTGACCACGCGTAAAGACGATCAGGAAGAGACCGTGCGTAAGCGCCTGGTGGAATACCATCAGATGACCGCGCCACTGATTGCTTACTACAGCAAAGAAGCGGAAGCGGGCAACACCGCCTATCACAAAATCGACGGGACCCGTAAGGTGACCGAAGTGAGTGCTGAGCTGGCTAAGATCCTCGGCTAA
- the ybaL gene encoding YbaL family putative K(+) efflux transporter — MHHTTPLITTIVGALVLAFLLGMLANRLRISPLVGYLIAGVLAGPFTPGFVADTNLAPELAELGVILLMFGVGLHFSMKDLMSVKSIAIPGAIAQIAVATLLGMGLSWTMGWSWMTGLVFGLCLSTASTVVLLRALEERQLIDSQRGQIAIGWLIVEDLVMVLTLVLLPAIAGMMEQGNASAGLLVWDLLWTIGKVAAFMVLMMVVGRRAVPWILARSAATGSRELFTLAVLALALGIAFGAVEFFDVSFALGAFFAGMVLNESELSHRAARDTLPLRDAFAVLFFVSVGMLFDPSILVTQPLAVLGALVIIVVGKSVAAWLLVSLLGHSRRTALTISVSLAQIGEFAFILAGLGISLGLLNDEGRNLVLAAAILSIMLNPILFTLLERFLAKTETMEEQTLEEAIEEEKQIPVDFCNHAVIVGYGRVGSLIGQKLLEANVPLVVVENSRTRVEALREQGIKAVLGNAARADTMELARLDCARWLLLTIPNGYEAGEVVTAAREKHQNIEIIARAHYDDEVEYIMERGATRVVMGEREIASSMLQILQDEMTQGEDLQACDVVR; from the coding sequence ATGCATCACACCACACCGCTGATCACTACCATTGTCGGAGCACTGGTTCTGGCATTTCTCCTTGGGATGCTGGCAAATCGCCTGCGAATTTCTCCCCTGGTCGGCTACCTGATAGCTGGCGTGCTGGCCGGTCCCTTTACTCCCGGCTTTGTTGCAGATACGAATCTGGCCCCTGAACTGGCAGAACTCGGCGTTATCCTGCTGATGTTTGGTGTCGGCCTGCACTTCTCGATGAAAGATCTGATGTCGGTAAAGTCGATCGCCATTCCCGGTGCCATCGCACAGATCGCGGTCGCGACGTTACTGGGAATGGGATTATCGTGGACGATGGGATGGTCATGGATGACGGGCCTGGTGTTTGGTCTGTGCCTCTCTACCGCCAGTACCGTGGTGTTACTGCGCGCGTTAGAGGAGCGACAGCTGATCGACAGCCAGCGTGGACAGATAGCGATTGGCTGGTTGATCGTTGAAGATCTGGTGATGGTACTGACGCTGGTGCTGCTGCCTGCGATTGCCGGCATGATGGAACAGGGTAACGCCAGCGCCGGACTGCTGGTCTGGGACCTGCTGTGGACGATTGGCAAAGTCGCCGCCTTTATGGTGCTGATGATGGTGGTGGGACGCCGTGCTGTGCCCTGGATTCTCGCCCGCAGCGCCGCCACTGGCTCACGCGAGCTGTTTACACTGGCGGTGTTAGCACTGGCACTGGGCATCGCCTTTGGTGCGGTTGAATTCTTTGATGTGTCGTTTGCGCTGGGCGCTTTCTTCGCCGGTATGGTGCTGAACGAGTCGGAACTGAGCCACCGCGCTGCGCGCGATACCCTTCCACTGCGCGATGCGTTTGCCGTACTGTTCTTTGTGTCGGTCGGCATGCTGTTTGACCCGTCGATTCTGGTCACGCAGCCGCTGGCGGTGCTGGGCGCGCTGGTCATTATTGTGGTGGGTAAGTCAGTCGCTGCCTGGCTGCTGGTGTCGCTGCTTGGCCATTCGCGTCGTACGGCTCTGACCATTTCGGTCAGCCTGGCGCAGATTGGTGAGTTCGCCTTTATTCTGGCCGGCCTGGGTATCTCACTTGGGCTGCTGAATGATGAGGGCCGCAATCTGGTGCTGGCCGCCGCCATCCTGTCGATTATGCTTAACCCGATTCTGTTTACCCTGCTTGAGCGTTTCCTGGCGAAAACGGAGACGATGGAAGAGCAGACGCTGGAAGAAGCAATTGAAGAAGAGAAGCAGATCCCGGTCGATTTCTGCAATCACGCCGTGATTGTGGGTTATGGCCGTGTTGGCAGCCTGATTGGCCAGAAGCTGCTTGAAGCCAATGTTCCGCTGGTGGTGGTTGAGAATTCCCGCACGCGTGTTGAAGCACTGCGCGAGCAAGGCATCAAAGCCGTGCTGGGAAATGCGGCTCGCGCGGACACCATGGAACTGGCCCGACTCGACTGCGCCCGCTGGCTGTTGCTGACCATCCCGAATGGATATGAGGCGGGAGAAGTGGTCACCGCCGCGCGTGAAAAACATCAGAATATCGAGATTATCGCCCGCGCTCACTATGACGATGAAGTGGAGTACATCATGGAACGTGGCGCCACTCGCGTGGTGATGGGTGAGCGTGAGATTGCCAGCAGTATGCTGCAAATTCTGCAGGATGAGATGACGCAGGGCGAGGATTTACAGGCCTGCGACGTAGTGCGCTGA
- the htpG gene encoding molecular chaperone HtpG, protein MTMKGQETRGFQSEVKQLLHLMIHSLYSNKEIFLRELISNASDAADKLRFRALSDSSLYEGDGELRVRLSVDKDNRTLTLSDNGIGMRRDEVIENLGTIAKSGTKSFLESLGSDQAKDSQLIGQFGVGFYSAFIVADKVTVRTRAAGASADEGVFWESAGEGEYTLAEIEKADRGTEITLHLREGEDEFLDAWRVRSIISKYSDHIALPVEIESKDEEGEGTHWEKINKAQALWTRNKAEISDDEYNEFYKHIAHDYSDPVAWSHNRVEGKQEYTSLLYIPARAPFDMWNRDQKHGLKLYVQRVFIMDDAEQFMPNYLRFVRGLIDSSDLPLNVSREILQDSRVTQSLRAALTKRTLQMLERLAKDDNEKYQTFWNEFGLVLKEGPAEDNANQETIAKLLRFATTQSEGSAQTISLEDYVSRMVEGQEKIYYITADSYAAAKSSPHLELFRKKGIEVLLLSDRIDEWMMSYLTEFDGKTFQSVSKADESLSKLADEETEEQKEAEKALEPFVERVKNLLGERVKEVRLTHRLTDTPAIVTTDANEMTTQMAKLFAAAGQEVPEVKYLFEINPDHPLVKRVADTQDETRFGEWIELLLDQALLAERGTLDDPNQFIRRMNQLLTA, encoded by the coding sequence ATGACCATGAAAGGACAAGAGACCCGTGGCTTTCAGTCGGAAGTAAAACAACTTCTGCACCTGATGATCCATTCTCTCTATTCAAACAAAGAGATTTTCCTGCGTGAGCTGATTTCCAATGCCTCGGATGCGGCAGACAAACTGCGTTTCCGCGCGTTGTCAGATTCCAGCCTGTATGAAGGTGACGGCGAGCTGCGCGTTCGTCTCTCTGTTGATAAGGACAACCGTACCCTCACGCTCAGCGACAATGGTATCGGTATGCGTCGCGATGAGGTCATTGAGAACCTCGGCACTATCGCCAAATCGGGCACCAAATCCTTCCTGGAATCCCTCGGCTCCGACCAGGCTAAAGACAGCCAACTGATCGGTCAGTTCGGTGTGGGCTTCTACTCTGCCTTTATCGTGGCAGATAAAGTCACCGTTCGTACCCGCGCTGCGGGCGCATCTGCCGATGAAGGTGTGTTCTGGGAATCTGCGGGCGAGGGCGAATATACCCTGGCTGAGATCGAGAAAGCCGATCGTGGTACTGAGATCACGCTGCATCTGCGCGAAGGCGAAGATGAGTTCCTGGACGCATGGCGCGTTCGCAGCATCATCAGTAAATATTCCGATCACATCGCGCTGCCGGTTGAGATCGAGAGCAAAGATGAAGAGGGCGAGGGAACTCACTGGGAGAAGATCAACAAAGCCCAGGCGCTGTGGACCCGCAACAAAGCTGAGATCAGCGACGACGAGTACAACGAGTTCTACAAACATATCGCCCATGACTACAGCGACCCGGTCGCCTGGAGCCACAATCGGGTGGAAGGTAAGCAGGAGTACACCAGCCTGCTCTACATTCCGGCGCGTGCGCCATTTGATATGTGGAACCGCGATCAGAAACATGGCCTGAAACTCTATGTGCAGCGCGTCTTTATCATGGACGATGCTGAGCAGTTTATGCCGAACTACCTGCGCTTTGTGCGTGGTCTGATTGACTCCAGTGATCTGCCGCTCAACGTCTCCCGCGAGATCCTGCAGGATAGCCGCGTGACCCAGAGCCTGCGTGCTGCGCTGACGAAGCGTACTCTGCAGATGCTGGAAAGACTGGCGAAAGATGACAACGAGAAATACCAGACCTTCTGGAATGAGTTCGGCCTGGTGCTGAAAGAGGGTCCGGCGGAAGATAACGCCAACCAGGAAACGATTGCGAAACTGCTGCGCTTCGCCACCACCCAGAGCGAAGGTTCAGCACAGACCATTTCACTGGAAGATTACGTCAGCCGCATGGTGGAAGGTCAGGAGAAGATTTACTACATCACTGCTGACAGCTATGCCGCTGCGAAGAGCAGCCCGCACCTGGAGCTGTTCCGCAAAAAAGGCATCGAGGTGCTGCTGCTCTCTGACCGCATCGACGAATGGATGATGAGCTACCTCACTGAGTTCGACGGTAAGACCTTCCAGTCGGTCAGCAAAGCGGATGAGTCGCTGAGCAAGCTGGCGGATGAAGAGACCGAAGAGCAGAAAGAAGCGGAAAAAGCGCTGGAGCCATTTGTTGAGCGTGTGAAAAATCTGCTGGGCGAACGCGTGAAAGAGGTGCGTCTGACCCATCGTCTGACCGACACGCCAGCGATTGTGACTACCGATGCCAACGAGATGACCACGCAGATGGCGAAGCTGTTTGCGGCGGCCGGACAGGAAGTGCCGGAAGTGAAGTACCTGTTTGAAATCAACCCGGATCATCCGCTGGTGAAACGTGTTGCGGATACGCAGGATGAAACACGCTTCGGTGAGTGGATTGAGCTGCTGCTGGATCAGGCGTTGCTGGCAGAGCGCGGTACGCTGGACGATCCAAACCAGTTTATCCGTCGCATGAACCAGCTGCTGACGGCATAA
- a CDS encoding DUF6024 family protein: protein MAHSPLSSETSAEARHRLRLALSRFYRLEQFDLFFAPSLHVAQVLLSQLFLRQEQARNQQRYASRYPITELSNLPAVPLIAGSIMLVPHIELPNGRVRPLQDCQNQGVTEASESFASVLHQRLIDESHLFVTRLDRHAEICSDLVLVALRTHDFSTLVRSELRLFEQGLTLNATYEALRRFDDPLWRPYNAATVDALSLSSPLPLNSCHQPGLPFASFNVPASLISALSDADDVVKWPQLARLQLNANVRGSGKKSVNMTHHLSRRLQFLLSAGGKSEKASVRPGGSGSGPESR from the coding sequence ATGGCTCACAGCCCTTTATCCTCTGAAACGTCAGCAGAGGCGCGCCATCGGTTACGCCTGGCGCTCTCACGCTTTTACCGGCTGGAGCAATTCGATCTCTTCTTCGCGCCCTCACTGCATGTAGCGCAGGTCCTGCTTTCTCAGCTTTTTCTGCGTCAGGAGCAGGCACGTAATCAGCAGCGCTACGCCTCGCGTTATCCGATCACCGAACTTAGTAACCTGCCAGCGGTTCCGCTGATAGCAGGCAGCATTATGCTGGTTCCTCATATCGAATTGCCGAATGGCCGCGTGCGTCCCTTACAGGATTGCCAGAATCAGGGCGTGACTGAGGCGAGCGAGAGCTTCGCCAGCGTGCTGCATCAAAGACTGATCGATGAATCCCATTTGTTTGTTACCCGGCTGGATCGCCACGCTGAGATCTGCAGCGATCTGGTGCTCGTAGCGTTGCGGACCCATGACTTCAGTACGCTGGTGCGCAGCGAACTGCGGCTATTTGAACAGGGACTGACTCTTAACGCCACGTACGAGGCGCTGCGCCGCTTCGACGATCCGCTGTGGCGCCCCTACAATGCTGCCACCGTCGATGCGCTTTCCCTGTCATCCCCGCTGCCGCTGAACTCCTGTCATCAGCCTGGTTTGCCGTTCGCCAGCTTTAATGTTCCGGCCTCGCTGATCTCTGCGCTGTCAGATGCGGACGATGTGGTGAAATGGCCGCAGCTGGCGAGGCTGCAGCTGAATGCTAACGTGCGGGGCAGCGGCAAAAAAAGCGTGAATATGACGCATCATCTGAGTCGGCGACTGCAATTTCTGCTCAGCGCAGGTGGTAAATCTGAAAAAGCGTCAGTCAGGCCGGGCGGGTCGGGGTCAGGGCCAGAAAGCCGCTAA